In Halobacillus amylolyticus, the following proteins share a genomic window:
- a CDS encoding anti-sigma factor, with protein sequence MRNECEKVIDYFNNQLTDVEEKEFEKHLETCGDCQEELAELRALTEDLAFASEPVNPPEGMKGRVLDAVFAEEKLNETVDKGSEQAEHREDSSVVAFEPRKDRSEQGLQPRKTKKPWILRGLAAALILSLAGNLYAVMNEDETASEGPVEEPETPIQSTDQVTTKVQLQGTTDAQATASMIQQEQGGLLTLQAESLEQLEGEEVYQVWLIEGETPHRAGTFVANENGAGAVAYAMDQLPEGTDWNAVAISKEPDATSQAPRGEVILQAEL encoded by the coding sequence ATGCGTAACGAATGCGAGAAAGTGATTGATTATTTTAATAATCAGCTGACAGATGTTGAAGAGAAAGAATTCGAGAAGCATCTGGAAACTTGCGGCGATTGCCAAGAAGAGTTGGCTGAGCTTCGTGCACTTACTGAAGATTTAGCGTTCGCTTCAGAGCCCGTCAATCCTCCGGAAGGTATGAAAGGTCGTGTGTTAGATGCTGTTTTTGCAGAAGAAAAATTGAATGAAACAGTCGATAAAGGTTCAGAGCAAGCGGAGCATCGGGAAGATTCATCTGTGGTAGCCTTCGAACCTCGAAAAGATCGCTCTGAACAAGGGTTGCAACCGAGAAAAACTAAAAAACCGTGGATTTTGCGAGGATTAGCCGCGGCTTTGATACTGTCATTAGCTGGGAATTTATATGCTGTGATGAATGAAGACGAAACAGCTAGTGAGGGGCCGGTGGAAGAGCCGGAAACTCCTATTCAAAGTACTGACCAGGTTACAACTAAAGTACAGCTGCAGGGTACAACTGATGCTCAAGCAACTGCGTCTATGATTCAACAAGAGCAAGGCGGCCTTCTTACATTGCAGGCTGAGTCACTCGAGCAATTAGAAGGAGAAGAAGTGTATCAAGTCTGGTTGATTGAAGGAGAAACACCCCATCGTGCCGGAACATTTGTGGCAAATGAAAATGGTGCAGGTGCCGTAGCCTATGCGATGGATCAACTTCCTGAAGGTACAGATTGGAATGCTGTAGCGATTTCAAAAGAACCTGATGCTACAAGCCAAGCGCCTCGAGGTGAAGTGATCCTACAAGCAGAATTATAA
- a CDS encoding ABC transporter permease: MSSQSETTIRPSVKSREKTTFNPFASNLFIGSLLPIVLIIIWEIASRSGWVAPYLLPAPSVVLEEIAGMAQDGELWGHISITLYRVFAGFLLGMAAATILGAATGYIRIVEKVLDPMLQALRAIPSLAWVPLFVLWIGIGEASKITLVAVGVFFPIYLNLTSGIQGVDRKLIEVGRMYHFTSLQQIRKIIFPAALPSFLVGLRSGLSLGWMFVVAAELLGASQGLGYLMVFGQNTSSPELVIGSIVLFAIFGKASDEILKRVQMRTLRWQDSIENAS; encoded by the coding sequence GTGTCAAGTCAATCAGAAACAACCATCAGACCTTCAGTTAAAAGCCGTGAGAAAACAACCTTTAACCCGTTTGCATCCAATTTATTTATAGGAAGTCTCCTCCCTATCGTTCTCATTATCATTTGGGAGATTGCTTCAAGAAGTGGGTGGGTAGCTCCCTACTTGCTTCCTGCTCCCTCTGTTGTCCTGGAGGAAATAGCAGGTATGGCCCAAGATGGTGAACTATGGGGACACATATCGATCACTTTATACCGTGTATTTGCAGGCTTTCTATTAGGAATGGCTGCAGCTACCATTTTAGGGGCTGCTACTGGTTATATAAGAATCGTTGAAAAGGTTCTTGATCCAATGCTGCAGGCCCTAAGGGCGATCCCATCATTAGCATGGGTGCCGTTGTTTGTTTTATGGATCGGTATTGGAGAAGCCTCTAAAATTACGTTGGTAGCTGTAGGAGTATTCTTTCCGATTTATTTAAATTTGACCTCTGGTATCCAAGGGGTGGACCGTAAGTTGATCGAAGTGGGACGTATGTATCATTTCACAAGCTTACAACAAATACGTAAAATCATTTTTCCTGCTGCGTTACCTTCCTTTTTAGTAGGGCTGCGGAGCGGCCTTAGTCTCGGCTGGATGTTTGTCGTTGCAGCCGAATTGCTGGGCGCAAGTCAAGGTCTTGGCTATTTAATGGTGTTCGGACAAAACACTTCCTCCCCGGAGCTTGTGATTGGCAGTATCGTGTTGTTTGCGATCTTCGGGAAGGCATCCGATGAGATTCTCAAGCGAGTTCAAATGAGAACGTTACGGTGGCAGGACAGTATTGAAAATGCATCATAG
- a CDS encoding copper amine oxidase, producing MDMKKALFAVPLSVSLLLPTSMDVVNAEEHNMPTVETEAVELRASLDQLFSEHAYLAVETMRKGADGAADFEASANALAANTEDLSAAIASVYGDKAGQKFQDMWSEHIGYFVDYVKATGSGDEEAKQAALDELEQYRQDFSKFISTATDGAVKAEGLAEGLQMHVNQLIGAFDAYVAGNYDEAYAKERQAIEHMYGVSKGLSKAIVNQFPDKFNNTKAVTPAADLRSNLNHLLGEHAGLAMMAMQNGLDGSEDFQASAEALAANTDDLSAAIASVYGEEAGQKFKEMWSGHIADFVTYVKGTAAGDEEQKEEALQALEDYRAEFSKFIATATDGKVPADVLSSGLQEHVGYLIGTFDQYAAEDYKQAYETLRDSYGHMFMTSKALSGGIVSQFPDKFAMENMPSDMPKTGMGGTAANGDLWIFASILALVGAAGVFLRKQSKQQ from the coding sequence ATGGATATGAAAAAAGCACTTTTCGCCGTACCTTTAAGTGTGTCACTATTACTTCCGACGTCAATGGATGTTGTAAATGCTGAGGAACACAATATGCCAACGGTTGAAACGGAAGCCGTAGAATTACGAGCAAGCCTAGATCAATTGTTTAGTGAGCACGCGTATCTAGCTGTTGAAACAATGAGAAAAGGAGCAGATGGAGCTGCAGACTTTGAAGCTTCAGCAAATGCTTTAGCAGCCAACACGGAAGATTTATCTGCAGCGATCGCATCTGTTTATGGTGACAAAGCGGGACAGAAATTCCAGGATATGTGGAGCGAACACATTGGCTATTTCGTTGATTATGTGAAAGCAACTGGAAGTGGGGATGAAGAAGCAAAGCAAGCAGCACTTGATGAATTAGAACAATATCGTCAGGACTTCTCTAAATTTATTTCAACAGCAACAGATGGTGCAGTGAAAGCTGAGGGGCTGGCTGAAGGCTTGCAAATGCATGTCAATCAGTTAATTGGAGCATTTGATGCTTACGTTGCAGGTAATTATGACGAAGCTTATGCTAAAGAACGTCAAGCTATCGAGCATATGTATGGGGTAAGTAAAGGATTGTCTAAAGCCATTGTCAATCAGTTCCCAGATAAATTCAACAATACAAAAGCTGTTACGCCGGCTGCTGACCTTCGTTCTAACCTAAACCACCTGCTAGGTGAACATGCCGGACTAGCTATGATGGCTATGCAAAATGGCTTAGATGGTTCTGAGGACTTCCAAGCATCTGCTGAAGCACTAGCGGCTAATACAGATGATCTATCTGCAGCGATTGCATCAGTATATGGTGAAGAAGCTGGACAGAAATTTAAAGAAATGTGGTCTGGACACATCGCTGACTTCGTAACGTATGTAAAAGGAACAGCTGCTGGAGATGAAGAACAAAAAGAAGAAGCACTGCAGGCATTAGAAGATTATCGTGCAGAATTCTCTAAATTCATTGCTACAGCAACGGATGGTAAAGTACCAGCTGATGTGCTATCAAGTGGACTACAAGAACACGTTGGTTATTTAATTGGAACGTTTGATCAATATGCAGCAGAAGATTATAAGCAAGCCTATGAAACACTAAGAGATTCTTATGGCCATATGTTTATGACTTCTAAAGCTCTATCTGGAGGAATTGTTAGCCAATTCCCAGACAAATTTGCTATGGAGAATATGCCATCTGACATGCCGAAAACAGGTATGGGTGGTACAGCCGCAAACGGTGACCTATGGATCTTTGCTTCCATCTTGGCACTAGTTGGTGCAGCTGGAGTATTCCTTCGTAAACAATCTAAACAACAATAA
- the acsA gene encoding acetate--CoA ligase produces MSDVILPPRGGSHNISVEWMEGEPFSWERVHPIFSWYHTGKVNMTYESVDRHVLNGKGEKTALHYISETENWSLTYRELQQEVSRWSNVLTASGVKKGDFVFVFLPKHPHCYIAMLAAINVGAVVGPLFEAFMEEAVRDRINDCEGEFLIADSSFLSRVHREEIPSLKTIFTTDKETGDADISITKEAEKADDEFETVWVDLEDGLNIHYTSGSTGKPKGIIHAHRNMIQQYQTGRWVLDLKDDDVYWCTAHPGWVTGTVYGVFAPLLNGVTTVIHGGRFSAEAWYQVLEKAQVTVWYSAPTAFRMLKAAGNKTLNKYDLSSLRHILSVGEPLNPEVIHWGVEALNLRIHDTWWMTETGAQLVANLPTRSIKPGSMGRPIPGIEVTVLDEGGEELPPFETGHLAIRASWPAIMKEVWKNEEKFKSYFPYGEEWYIAGDLAYLDEEGYVFFQGRSDDMINSAGERIGPFEVESKLLEHPAVKEAGVIGKPDPVRGEIVKAFVALNPNYKESKELLEEIRLFVRGRLAAHSAPREIEVIQELPKTQISGKVLRRELKKGEIDQAG; encoded by the coding sequence ATGTCAGATGTAATTCTGCCGCCAAGAGGTGGAAGTCATAATATATCCGTAGAATGGATGGAAGGTGAACCTTTCTCATGGGAACGGGTCCACCCAATATTTAGCTGGTATCATACAGGGAAAGTAAACATGACCTATGAATCTGTAGATCGGCATGTACTGAATGGAAAGGGTGAGAAGACAGCCCTTCATTATATTTCCGAAACGGAGAATTGGTCATTAACCTATAGAGAGCTTCAGCAGGAAGTGAGTCGCTGGAGCAATGTGTTGACAGCATCAGGTGTTAAGAAAGGCGACTTTGTATTTGTTTTCTTACCTAAACACCCGCATTGCTATATTGCTATGCTTGCTGCGATTAACGTTGGTGCTGTGGTCGGTCCGTTATTTGAGGCCTTTATGGAAGAAGCTGTTCGAGACCGGATTAATGATTGCGAAGGGGAGTTTTTAATAGCCGACTCTAGCTTTCTATCTCGTGTCCATCGGGAAGAGATTCCAAGTTTGAAGACGATTTTTACAACGGATAAAGAAACAGGAGATGCTGACATTTCGATCACAAAGGAAGCGGAGAAAGCGGACGATGAGTTCGAAACGGTCTGGGTAGATCTTGAGGATGGTTTGAATATTCATTATACGAGTGGTTCTACAGGAAAGCCAAAGGGAATTATTCATGCCCATCGAAATATGATCCAGCAGTATCAAACAGGTCGCTGGGTGCTCGACTTGAAGGACGATGATGTCTATTGGTGCACGGCCCACCCTGGCTGGGTGACGGGCACAGTATATGGAGTATTTGCACCATTACTAAACGGAGTAACAACAGTTATTCACGGTGGCCGCTTCTCAGCAGAGGCATGGTATCAAGTGCTTGAGAAGGCACAAGTGACCGTATGGTACAGTGCTCCGACAGCTTTTCGTATGCTGAAGGCCGCTGGGAATAAGACATTAAATAAATATGATCTTTCCTCATTAAGACACATTCTTAGTGTAGGCGAGCCGTTGAATCCTGAAGTCATCCACTGGGGAGTTGAAGCGTTAAACCTAAGAATTCATGACACATGGTGGATGACAGAGACAGGCGCTCAACTGGTAGCAAACCTGCCAACCCGTTCGATAAAACCAGGATCGATGGGGCGTCCGATTCCAGGCATAGAAGTTACTGTCTTAGATGAAGGCGGAGAAGAATTACCTCCATTCGAAACGGGACATTTGGCCATTCGTGCTTCTTGGCCTGCCATTATGAAGGAAGTTTGGAAGAATGAGGAGAAGTTTAAATCTTACTTTCCATATGGAGAAGAGTGGTATATAGCAGGGGACCTCGCTTATTTAGATGAGGAAGGCTATGTGTTTTTCCAAGGCAGAAGTGACGACATGATCAATTCTGCAGGCGAGCGTATTGGTCCATTTGAAGTCGAAAGCAAGCTTCTCGAGCATCCGGCGGTGAAGGAGGCTGGGGTGATTGGCAAGCCAGATCCCGTACGAGGCGAAATCGTCAAAGCCTTCGTTGCCTTGAATCCGAACTATAAAGAAAGCAAAGAGCTGTTGGAGGAAATTCGGTTATTTGTGCGAGGACGTCTGGCTGCCCATTCGGCCCCGCGTGAAATCGAGGTCATACAGGAGCTGCCGAAAACTCAGATCAGTGGAAAGGTATTGAGAAGAGAGTTGAAAAAAGGTGAGATTGATCAAGCAGGGTAA
- a CDS encoding sodium:calcium antiporter, producing the protein MSSLLIILLFLISGAATFFIASRLSVFGDAVKEKSQFSSAFMGVIIGVAVSLPELTSSITAIAIDSPDLAVGNLIGSNLFNLMGLAVFDLVYRRHQIMNHTTQESKLYGWLVVMMTLIVLAGLMLTLPAHFYHISYTTIIMTLLYFIGTRWINRRTDYQGRKVKVENRRYTDYTYKQVLNRFILAAVGIMIMGTILTVAAERLAVITGLGASFVGSFLVAISTSLPDAVSVGIALKLRNFNLGVSSLIGSNAFNLMILAFTDIIYLQGNLLKESSSANLITGGASVVFMLLIIYSITRRKARSTWSYMMPSLLIILCYFVTTYAVFQLN; encoded by the coding sequence ATGAGCAGTTTATTGATTATATTATTATTTTTGATATCAGGTGCGGCAACATTTTTTATAGCTTCAAGGCTATCTGTGTTTGGAGATGCTGTAAAAGAGAAAAGTCAGTTTTCCTCCGCCTTTATGGGAGTAATCATTGGTGTGGCTGTCTCCCTGCCTGAGTTAACGTCAAGCATAACAGCCATTGCCATAGACTCTCCTGATCTTGCAGTAGGAAATTTAATCGGCAGTAACTTATTTAACCTAATGGGACTTGCCGTATTTGATCTTGTTTATCGCCGTCATCAAATCATGAATCATACAACGCAAGAGAGTAAACTGTACGGTTGGCTTGTTGTTATGATGACACTTATTGTATTGGCGGGATTAATGCTGACTCTTCCAGCACATTTTTATCATATAAGTTATACGACGATCATCATGACGTTACTCTATTTTATTGGGACAAGGTGGATAAACCGTCGGACAGACTACCAGGGCCGAAAAGTGAAAGTGGAGAATCGCAGGTACACAGATTATACGTATAAACAGGTGTTGAATCGCTTTATTTTAGCTGCCGTTGGAATTATGATCATGGGTACTATTTTAACAGTTGCTGCAGAGAGACTTGCTGTGATTACTGGTCTTGGTGCCTCGTTTGTAGGGTCTTTCCTTGTGGCGATTAGTACATCGTTGCCTGATGCAGTAAGTGTAGGCATTGCATTAAAGCTTAGAAACTTTAATTTGGGCGTTAGTTCTTTAATAGGAAGTAATGCGTTTAACCTAATGATTTTAGCTTTTACGGATATCATTTATCTTCAAGGGAATTTGTTAAAGGAATCAAGCTCTGCAAATTTAATTACAGGCGGAGCCTCGGTTGTGTTTATGCTACTTATTATTTATAGTATTACGCGCCGAAAAGCTAGATCAACATGGAGTTACATGATGCCTTCCCTTCTAATTATCTTGTGCTATTTTGTGACGACATACGCGGTCTTCCAACTTAATTAA
- a CDS encoding PLP-dependent aspartate aminotransferase family protein, whose amino-acid sequence MTNSFESYDLSTVSLHGGQSPDPTTGSRAVPIYQTTSYVFHDTDHAQSLFALDEPGNIYSRIGNPTVDVFEKRMALLENGVASVATASGMSAIALSILNLAGSGDEIVAASNLYGGTYNLFANTLPRYGIKVRFVDPEDPENFRNALTDKTKAVFAETIGNPSLHVLDFEKVSAVAHDHGVPLIVDNTFATPYSCKPIEFGADIVVHSATKWIGGHGTAIGGVVVDGGRFDWTNGKFPVFTEPDDSYNGIRYASDFGTLAFVTKLRVQLLRDLGACLSPQNAFLLLQGLETLPLRIERHNDNALELAEYLKGHPDVEWVSYPGLKEHPAHSLAGKYLEGGYGSIVNFGIRGGRDAGRKVINNIALWSHVANVGDAKSLIIHPASTTHQQLSVEDLAASGVSEELIRLSVGLESVKDLVNDLDRAIATATGKEGSSAITENDEGVIKWALQSAQVTEEQDGEQVTRPKRLAVVGLSGKPSRPSHRLARKMQRLGYQIVPVNPREDEVLGEKAYPDISSIPFKVDVVQIFRSPEAAIEIAKEAATVKPGVFWLQEGVIAPEAARIASEAGLQVVHNRCTYKEAQRLRGTIDTYACEI is encoded by the coding sequence ATGACAAACTCATTTGAAAGCTACGATTTAAGCACGGTCTCACTTCATGGCGGGCAATCCCCAGATCCAACTACAGGTTCAAGAGCGGTACCGATTTATCAAACGACTTCTTATGTGTTTCACGATACTGATCATGCGCAAAGTTTATTTGCCCTTGATGAGCCGGGAAATATATATTCAAGAATCGGGAATCCGACGGTAGATGTTTTTGAAAAAAGAATGGCTTTGCTTGAAAACGGCGTTGCTTCTGTGGCGACAGCTTCAGGAATGTCAGCGATTGCTCTATCAATCTTAAATCTAGCAGGCTCAGGTGATGAAATTGTGGCCGCATCGAATTTATATGGAGGCACTTATAATTTGTTTGCTAATACTCTGCCGCGATACGGCATTAAAGTGAGGTTTGTTGATCCTGAAGATCCTGAAAACTTCCGCAATGCTTTAACGGATAAAACCAAGGCTGTGTTTGCTGAGACAATTGGTAACCCGAGTCTTCATGTATTGGATTTTGAAAAGGTCTCCGCAGTTGCCCATGATCACGGTGTACCACTGATTGTTGACAACACATTTGCTACACCTTATTCCTGTAAGCCGATTGAATTTGGAGCGGATATCGTTGTTCATTCTGCTACGAAGTGGATTGGCGGGCATGGAACAGCCATCGGAGGTGTTGTGGTTGATGGGGGAAGATTTGACTGGACAAACGGCAAATTCCCTGTTTTCACTGAGCCGGATGATAGTTATAACGGCATCCGCTATGCCTCTGATTTCGGAACACTAGCCTTTGTAACAAAATTACGCGTTCAATTGTTGAGAGACTTGGGTGCCTGCTTAAGCCCGCAAAATGCTTTCCTACTATTGCAAGGACTTGAAACGTTGCCTTTGCGGATCGAGCGTCATAACGATAATGCATTAGAGCTAGCAGAATACCTTAAAGGTCATCCTGATGTTGAATGGGTCTCCTATCCGGGGTTGAAAGAGCACCCTGCTCATTCACTAGCTGGTAAGTACTTAGAAGGTGGCTATGGTTCGATTGTCAATTTTGGCATCAGAGGAGGCCGTGACGCAGGTCGAAAAGTAATTAACAACATTGCTTTATGGTCACACGTAGCAAACGTAGGTGATGCGAAGTCACTAATCATTCATCCTGCCTCAACAACACACCAACAGTTATCTGTTGAAGATCTCGCTGCAAGTGGTGTATCAGAAGAGTTAATCCGTTTATCTGTTGGTTTAGAGTCAGTGAAGGACCTTGTGAATGACTTGGACCGTGCGATTGCGACGGCAACTGGGAAAGAAGGCAGCTCAGCTATTACTGAGAACGATGAAGGTGTGATCAAATGGGCGCTTCAATCTGCACAAGTAACCGAAGAGCAGGATGGAGAACAAGTGACTCGTCCGAAGCGTTTAGCTGTTGTTGGGTTAAGCGGGAAGCCTTCTCGCCCAAGCCACCGGTTGGCACGTAAAATGCAGCGTCTAGGTTACCAAATTGTACCGGTTAATCCGAGGGAAGATGAGGTGTTAGGAGAAAAAGCCTATCCAGACATTAGCTCAATTCCTTTCAAAGTGGACGTTGTTCAAATTTTCCGCAGTCCTGAAGCGGCAATTGAAATTGCTAAAGAGGCAGCAACTGTGAAGCCTGGGGTCTTTTGGCTGCAAGAGGGCGTCATTGCACCGGAGGCAGCGCGAATTGCTAGTGAAGCGGGACTGCAAGTGGTGCACAATCGTTGCACCTACAAGGAAGCACAGCGCCTAAGAGGCACGATTGATACCTATGCATGTGAAATTTAA
- a CDS encoding ABC transporter ATP-binding protein, with translation MLAVNQVSRVFQNGKAGFKNVNIRLTEGEVVGVLGTSGCGKSTLLRVLSGLDLNYKGDIETNVSNPEHAFGMMFQEPRLMPWLSVWENITFGVAKKQNREQALDLIQTVGLDGFEDHYPKDLSGGMAQRVAIARSLLNRPEILLLDEPLSALDAFTKMQLQDLLLSIFEKHHTTTLLVTHDIDEALYLCDRIVIMRGQPGGIQSEISIDTPKPRRRGDAYLANLKEDILQELDFTRV, from the coding sequence ATGCTGGCAGTTAATCAAGTCTCACGTGTTTTCCAGAACGGAAAGGCTGGCTTCAAGAACGTCAATATACGGTTAACCGAAGGCGAAGTTGTCGGAGTTTTAGGCACGAGCGGCTGTGGGAAGAGTACACTCCTACGCGTGCTTTCCGGGCTTGACTTAAATTATAAAGGGGACATTGAAACAAATGTGAGTAACCCTGAGCACGCCTTTGGAATGATGTTTCAAGAGCCGAGGCTGATGCCATGGCTTTCAGTTTGGGAGAACATTACCTTTGGTGTGGCGAAAAAACAGAACAGAGAGCAAGCTTTGGACTTAATCCAAACGGTCGGTCTTGATGGGTTCGAAGACCATTATCCTAAAGACCTATCAGGCGGGATGGCCCAGCGTGTGGCGATTGCCCGTTCTTTACTGAATCGCCCTGAAATTTTATTGCTTGATGAGCCATTGAGTGCACTTGATGCGTTTACGAAGATGCAGCTACAGGATTTACTCCTCTCAATCTTTGAAAAGCATCATACGACGACACTGCTTGTTACGCATGATATTGATGAAGCCTTATATCTATGTGATCGTATTGTCATTATGAGGGGACAGCCGGGTGGGATTCAATCTGAAATTTCGATAGACACACCTAAGCCGCGCCGACGAGGCGACGCCTATTTAGCAAATCTCAAAGAAGATATTCTACAGGAACTGGATTTCACTAGAGTTTAA
- a CDS encoding aliphatic sulfonate ABC transporter substrate-binding protein yields MKTKYILPTLALLLTITLIGCSNNAEGESGKPDKVTLDYAYYSPTSLVLKEKGWAEEALKKEGIDVEFVLSQGSNKALEFLNSSSVDFSSSAGAAALMAKANGSPVESVYLYSKPEWTALVTNGDSNISSVEDLKGKKVAATLGTDPYIFLVRALKEHGMSPDDIELVNLQHADGAAALSAGNVDAWAGLDPHMARLELESDAKLFYREPTFNTYGSLNVRSEYAEQHPEVVKTVIEAYEKARKWTIENPEEAAKIVAEEANIDLAVAKKEMERNDFSDPIPGEALKETVKGAGEVLKEVEIIDQDVKIEELTNELVNPSFAKEVIE; encoded by the coding sequence ATGAAAACTAAATATATATTACCCACCCTAGCACTGTTACTGACTATCACCTTAATAGGTTGTTCGAATAACGCTGAAGGTGAAAGTGGGAAACCTGATAAAGTGACGCTTGATTATGCCTACTACTCCCCGACAAGTCTCGTTTTGAAGGAAAAGGGATGGGCTGAAGAAGCACTGAAGAAAGAAGGTATTGATGTCGAATTCGTTTTAAGTCAAGGAAGTAATAAGGCACTCGAATTCCTAAACTCAAGTAGTGTGGACTTTAGTTCCTCTGCAGGGGCGGCGGCACTCATGGCAAAGGCGAATGGTTCACCGGTTGAGTCGGTGTACTTATACTCCAAACCCGAGTGGACAGCGCTTGTCACGAATGGTGATTCCAATATTTCTTCTGTTGAGGATTTAAAAGGGAAAAAGGTTGCTGCCACGTTAGGAACAGACCCATACATTTTCTTAGTTCGAGCGTTAAAAGAACATGGGATGTCACCAGATGATATTGAACTCGTGAACTTGCAGCATGCCGACGGTGCAGCAGCATTGTCAGCAGGCAATGTTGATGCATGGGCTGGGCTAGATCCGCACATGGCAAGGCTTGAGCTCGAATCTGATGCAAAGTTATTTTACCGTGAACCTACTTTTAACACCTACGGGTCGCTAAACGTACGTTCAGAGTACGCTGAACAGCACCCTGAAGTTGTGAAAACGGTTATTGAAGCCTATGAAAAGGCTAGAAAATGGACGATTGAAAATCCTGAGGAAGCGGCAAAAATAGTAGCTGAAGAAGCGAATATTGATTTAGCCGTAGCTAAAAAAGAAATGGAACGGAACGATTTTTCCGATCCTATTCCGGGAGAAGCCTTAAAAGAAACGGTTAAAGGCGCTGGTGAAGTGCTGAAAGAAGTAGAGATCATTGATCAAGATGTGAAAATAGAAGAACTCACGAACGAACTTGTAAATCCAAGTTTTGCAAAAGAAGTTATCGAATAA
- a CDS encoding RNA polymerase sigma factor: protein MSNKDLELYHQMMDGDKKALESIYDKYEKLLYSFVIKLSGDQTLAEEVLQEVFIKLWTNKATYDETKGKFSSWIVTITRYTAIDIIRKNKNQAVALEEETDLPEQVGDSTEDLVEWKEQGDKVRQAVKELSNEQKQMVDLFYFKGLSQREIADQCDLPLGTVKGRLRLALKHLKTHLTNGKGGVHDA from the coding sequence ATGAGCAATAAAGACTTAGAGCTCTATCACCAGATGATGGATGGCGATAAGAAAGCACTTGAATCAATATACGATAAATATGAGAAGCTGCTTTATTCATTTGTCATTAAGTTATCTGGAGATCAGACATTAGCAGAAGAGGTATTGCAAGAGGTATTCATTAAACTATGGACGAACAAAGCAACATATGATGAAACGAAGGGTAAGTTCTCTTCGTGGATCGTAACCATCACAAGATACACAGCCATTGATATCATTCGTAAAAATAAAAATCAGGCGGTTGCTTTGGAAGAGGAAACGGACCTTCCGGAACAAGTCGGAGATTCAACTGAAGATTTAGTGGAGTGGAAAGAACAAGGTGATAAGGTTAGGCAAGCGGTGAAAGAATTATCTAATGAACAAAAACAAATGGTGGACTTATTTTACTTTAAAGGATTAAGCCAACGGGAAATAGCTGATCAATGCGATCTTCCGCTTGGTACTGTCAAGGGCAGGCTTAGACTGGCATTAAAACATCTAAAAACACACTTAACAAACGGGAAAGGGGGCGTTCATGATGCGTAA